From one Malus sylvestris chromosome 1, drMalSylv7.2, whole genome shotgun sequence genomic stretch:
- the LOC126590670 gene encoding 60S ribosomal protein L10-like has protein sequence MGRRPARCYRQIKNKPYPKSRFCRGVPDPKIRIYDVGMKKRGVDEFPFCVHLVSWEKENVSSEALEAARIACNKYMTKYAGKDTFHLRVRVHPFHVLRINKMLSCAGADRLQTGMRGAFGKPLGTCARVAIGQVLLSVRCRDSNSQHAQEALRRAKFKFPGRQKIIVSRKWGFTKFSRADYVNYKKEGRIQPDGVNAKLLRCHGPLANRQPGKAFLTQPAPSTA, from the exons ATGGGAAGGA GGCCTGCGAGGTGCTATAGGCAGATTAAGAACAAGCCATACCCGAAATCGCGTTTCTGTCGCGGTGTCCCTGATCCCAAGATCAGAATTTATGATGTTGGAATGAAGAAGAGGGGTGTTGATGAGTTCCCCTTCTGTGTGCATCTTGTGAGTTGGGAGAAGGAGAATGTCTCGAGTGAGGCGCTTGAGGCAGCTCGCATCGCTTGCAACAAGTACATGACAAAGTATGCTGGGAAAGATACTTTCCATTTGAGAGTGAGGGTGCATCCGTTCCATGTTCTGCGCATCAACAAGATGCTTTCATGTGCTGGGGCTGATAGGCTCCAGACTGGAATGAGAGGTGCGTTTGGCAAGCCACTGGGAACATGTGCTCGAGTTGCTATCGGGCAAGTCCTCTTGTCTGTTCGCTGCAGGGATAGCAACAGTCAACATGCACAGGAGGCCCTCCGCCGCGCAAAGTTCAAGTTTCCTGGTCGCCAAAAGATTATTGTCAGCAGGAAGTG GGGTTTCACTAAGTTTAGCCGTGCTGATTACGTGAATTACAAGAAGGAAGGCCGAATCCAGCCAGATGGCGTTAACGCTAAG CTTCTTAGATGCCATGGTCCTCTGGCCAACCGTCAACCCGGAAAAGCATTCCTCACTCAACCTGCCCCATCGACTGCTTGA
- the LOC126590585 gene encoding hydroxyacylglutathione hydrolase cytoplasmic → MKIHHVACLEDNYSYLIVDESTKEAAVVDPVEPEKVLKAAQEHGVDVKLVLTTHHHWDHSGGNEKIKQLVPGIKVYGGSIDNVKGCTDKVENGDKISLGADVHILCLHTPCHTKGHISYYVTSKEGEDPAVFTGDTLFIAGCGKFFEGTAEQMHQSLCVTLASLPKPTQVYCGHEYTVKNLQFAQTVEPDNAKIKQKLSWAQQQREAGLPTVPSTIEEEMETNPFIRADLPELQERVGCKTAVEALREIRQRKDNWRG, encoded by the exons ATGAAAATCCATCACGTAGCTTGCTTGGAGGACAACTACTCGTACCT AATTGTTGACGAGAGTACAAAAGAAGCGGCGGTTGTGGATCCAGTTGAGCCTGAGAAGGTTCTGAAAGCAGCCCAAGAACACGGCGTCGATGTCAAGCTCGTCCTCACCACTCACCACCACTG GGATCACTCTGGTGGGAATGAAAAGATAAAGCAGTTGGTGCCAGGGATTAAGGTGTATGGCGGTTCTATTGATAATGTGAAGGGCTGCACCGATAAGGTAGAAAATGGTGATAAGATTTCGCTCGGGGCTGATGTTCACATATTGTGTCTTCACACACCTTG CCACACTAAAGGTCACATAAGTTATTATGTGACTAGCAAAGAGGGAGAGGACCCAGCTGTTTTTACTGGAGACACACTG TTCATTGCTGGTTGCGGGAAATTTTTCGAAGGAACCGCAGAGCAGATGCATCAATCGCTATGCGTAACTTTGGCTTCATTGCCAAAGCCAACTCAAGTTTACTGTGGCCACGAG TACACTGTGAAGAACTTGCAATTTGCTCAAACGGTTGAACCGGACAATGCGAAGATAAAGCAGAAGCTATCATGGGCACAGCAGCAGCGTGAAGCAGGCCTTCCCACAGTTCCTTCAACCATAGAGGAAGAGATGGAGACAAACCCTTTTATCCGTGCCGATCTACCAGAGCTTCAG GAAAGGGTCGGTTGCAAAACCGCCGTTGAAGCTCTTCGGGAGATAAGGCAGCGGAAGGACAATTGGAGGGGCTAA
- the LOC126589842 gene encoding uncharacterized protein LOC126589842: MEVSSGSSSPASGGATGNNSNSNSNTSSFGSMQFPALRFFQSPLSFVLDYSGILSPSSSRRDSDVPVVNAGVVADSRPHSPTACTSGSSNTREVSIRIIGAGEHVDRGNGGATVPVQGEENGGSLGRVQSLDNQVGMVNGVGSDERVPLVAPSSPEHAGDTGNGAEDSSRDSAHQRYDIQQIARWIEQILPFSLLLLVVFIRQHLQGFFVTIWVSAVMYRSNDVVKKQTALKGDRKISVLASIAGAFMLHVVGVYWWYRSDDLLFPLAMLPPKAIPPFWHAIFTILVNDTMVRQAGMAFKCLLLIYYKNGRGHNYRRQGQMLTVVEYTLLLYRALLPTPVWYRFFLNKDNGSLFSSLTTGLYLTFKLTSVVEKVQSFFASIRALSRKDIHYGSHATSEQVNAAGDLCAICQEKIHAPILLRCKHIFCEDCVSEWFERERTCPLCRSVVKPADLRTFGDGSTSLFFQFF, from the exons ATGGAGGTTTCTTCCGGAAGTAGTAGTCCCGCCAGTGGGGGAGCCACTGGGAATAACAGCAACAGTAATAGCAATACGTCGTCGTTCGGGTCTATGCAATTCCCCGCCCTCCGGTTCTTCCAGTCGCCGCTCTCATTCGTATTGGATTACTCCGGAATACTCTCTCCCAGCTCTTCCCGCCGCGATTCCGATGTTCCGGTGGTCAACGCTGGAGTCGTTGCCGATTCTCGGCCACACTCCCCTACGGCCTGCACCTCCGGGTCGAGCAACACCAGGGAGGTTTCAATTCGGATTATCGGCGCCGGCGAGCATGTGGACCGTGGGAACGGGGGTGCGACGGTGCCGGTTCAAGGGGAGGAGAATGGTGGTTCGCTGGGTAGGGTTCAATCGTTGGATAATCAGGTGGGTATGGTCAATGGGGTCGGGTCGGACGAGAGAGTCCCCTTGGTGGCTCCGTCGTCTCCGGAACACGCTGGGGATACTGGGAATGGCGCGGAGGATAGTTCTAGGGATTCTGCACACCAGAGATATGATATTCAGCAGATAGCTAGGTGGATTGAGCAGATTCTTCCGTTTTCGTTGCTGTTGCTCGTCGTCTTCATTCGTCAGCATTTGCAAG GTTTCTTTGTCACTATATGGGTATCAGCTGTCATGTATAGGTCAAATGATGTTGTTAAGAAGCAGACTGCTCTAAAG GGAGATAGAAAAATCTCAGTTCTTGCAAGTATTGCCGGTGCTTTTATGCTTCATGTAGTTGGTGTTTACTGGTGGTATCGAAGTGACGATCTTCTATTCCCATTGGCAATGCTTCCTCCAAAAGCAATACCACCTTTCTGGCATGCCATATTCACCATTTTGGTAAATG ATACCATGGTGAGGCAGGCAGGGATGGCTTTCAAGTGTTTGTTGCTTATATACTACAAGAATGGCAGAGGCCATAATTATCGTCGGCAG GGTCAAATGTTAACTGTAGTTGAGTATACACTGCTGCTGTACCGGGCTTTGTTACCAACACCTGTTTGGTACAGATTTTTCCTTAACAAAGACAATGGGAGCCTCTTCTCCTCACTTACAACGGGATTATATTTAACTTTTAAGCTAACATCTGTTGTTGAGAAG GTCCAATCCTTTTTTGCTTCCATAAGAGCATTGTCACGAAAGGATATCCATTATGGGTCTCATGCAACATCAGAACAG GTAAACGCAGCGGGAGACCTTTGTGCCATTTGCCAGGAGAAGATACATGCTCCGATTCTGTTGCGCTGTAAACATATTTTCTGCGAGGATTGTGTCTCTGAATG gtttgagagagaaagaacttGCCCGCTATGCAGGTCAGTAGTAAAACCTGCGGATTTGCGAACATTTGGGGATGGATCAACGAGTTTATTTTTCCAGTTTTTCTAA
- the LOC126591271 gene encoding uncharacterized protein LOC126591271 isoform X1, whose product MMLMLLSLISVRRSESGAVTCLLFLSMCLYNYTSTVQCKATIGSNAASPLPIPPLIVPRSFSIPSSSQRAMALHVARHLESPQVPGKAEEVASPPLTPISLSNLKPVSNVSEVASQSSPIRADELVFVGSQSSPILGSS is encoded by the exons ATG ATGCTGATGTTGCTTTCATTGATTTCAGTTCGTCGTAGTGAAAGTGGTGCAGTTACATG CCTTCTGTTCCTCTCTATGTGTCTGTATAATTATACCTCCACGGTGCAATGCAAGGCCACGATCGGATCAAATGCAGCATCTCCACTTCCAATTCCACCTTTGATAGTTCCCCGAAGCTTCTCCATACCTTCAAGCAGTCAAAGAGCAATGGCATTGCATGTAGCAAGACATTTGGAGTCTCCTCAAGTTCCAGGCAAGGCTGAAGAAGTTGCTTCACCTCCATTGACGCCAATTTCCCTATCAAACCTCAAACCAGTATCAAATGTTTCTGAAGTGGCCTCTCAATCTAGTCCGATTCGAG CTGATGAACTGGTATTTGTTGGTTCTCAATCTAGTCCGATTCTAGGAAGCTCATGA
- the LOC126591271 gene encoding uncharacterized protein LOC126591271 isoform X2, with protein MLMLLSLISVRRSESGAVTCLLFLSMCLYNYTSTVQCKATIGSNAASPLPIPPLIVPRSFSIPSSSQRAMALHVARHLESPQVPGKAEEVASPPLTPISLSNLKPVSNVSEVASQSSPIRADELVFVGSQSSPILGSS; from the exons ATGCTGATGTTGCTTTCATTGATTTCAGTTCGTCGTAGTGAAAGTGGTGCAGTTACATG CCTTCTGTTCCTCTCTATGTGTCTGTATAATTATACCTCCACGGTGCAATGCAAGGCCACGATCGGATCAAATGCAGCATCTCCACTTCCAATTCCACCTTTGATAGTTCCCCGAAGCTTCTCCATACCTTCAAGCAGTCAAAGAGCAATGGCATTGCATGTAGCAAGACATTTGGAGTCTCCTCAAGTTCCAGGCAAGGCTGAAGAAGTTGCTTCACCTCCATTGACGCCAATTTCCCTATCAAACCTCAAACCAGTATCAAATGTTTCTGAAGTGGCCTCTCAATCTAGTCCGATTCGAG CTGATGAACTGGTATTTGTTGGTTCTCAATCTAGTCCGATTCTAGGAAGCTCATGA
- the LOC126591271 gene encoding uncharacterized protein LOC126591271 isoform X3 produces MATIGSNAASPLPIPPLIVPRSFSIPSSSQRAMALHVARHLESPQVPGKAEEVASPPLTPISLSNLKPVSNVSEVASQSSPIRADELVFVGSQSSPILGSS; encoded by the exons ATG GCCACGATCGGATCAAATGCAGCATCTCCACTTCCAATTCCACCTTTGATAGTTCCCCGAAGCTTCTCCATACCTTCAAGCAGTCAAAGAGCAATGGCATTGCATGTAGCAAGACATTTGGAGTCTCCTCAAGTTCCAGGCAAGGCTGAAGAAGTTGCTTCACCTCCATTGACGCCAATTTCCCTATCAAACCTCAAACCAGTATCAAATGTTTCTGAAGTGGCCTCTCAATCTAGTCCGATTCGAG CTGATGAACTGGTATTTGTTGGTTCTCAATCTAGTCCGATTCTAGGAAGCTCATGA
- the LOC126590069 gene encoding autophagy-related protein 18c-like, with product MSSTVSTSRGIHSPARLAMHESPDSGASGSFSPLEPDTNDSETELLSVFWNQDNGCFSAGTSNGFRIYNCEPFKETFRRDLKSGGFKIVEMLFRCNILVLVGSGDNSQYPPNKVMIWNDHQSRCIGEFSFRSEVCAVKLRRDRIVVVLEHKIYAYNFMDLKLLHQIETVANPRGLCCLSHHPNTSVLACPGLQRGQVRIEHFGLNVTKLINAHDSHIACFSLTMDGLLLATASNKGTLIRIFNTMDGTHLQEVRRGVDRAEIYSIALSPNVQWLAASSDKGTLHIFSLRVRVLGEDLSAHNSAQGPAMFQQNSSNSPDPLISPNTGANSSSSLSFMRGVLPKYFSSEWSFAQFHLPEDTQFITAFGSQNSVIIVGMDGSFYKCSFDPVNGGEMVQQEYVRFLKTESRPR from the exons ATGAGTTCAACAGTGTCAACATCTCGAGGAATACATTCACCTGCAAGGCTTGCCATGCACGAATCACCGGATTCTGGGGCTTCTGGTTCTTTTAGCCCGCTTGAACCAGACACTAATGACAGTGAAACGGAGTTGCTCTCTGTGTTTTGGAATCAAGACAACGGTTGCTTCTCTGCCGGCACAAGCAATGGATTTCGCATCTACAACTGCGAGCCTTTCAAAGAAACTTTTAGACGTGATTTGAAAAGTGGGGGATTCAAAATTGTGGAGATGCTATTCCGATGCAACATTCTTGTACTTGTTGGTAGCGGGGACAATTCACAATATCCACCTAACAAGGTTATGATTTGGAATGATCATCAGAGCCGATGTATTGGTGAATTTTCATTCAGGTCTGAGGTTTGTGCAGTAAAGTTAAGGCGCGATCGCATAGTAGTTGTTCTTGAGCACAAGATATATGCTTATAACTTTATGGATCTGAAGCTGCTGCATCAGATTGAGACTGTAGCAAATCCTAGGGGATTGTGCTGCCTTTCACACCATCCAAATACATCTGTGCTGGCCTGCCCAGGCCTTCAACGAGGACAAGTTCGAATTGAGCATTTTGGGCTGAACGTGACGAAGTTAATCAATGCTCATGATTCTCATATTGCATGCTTCTCCCTGACAATGGACGGGCTGCTTCTTGCAACTGCTAGTAATAAGGGTACTTTGATAAGAATATTCAACACAATGGATGGGACTCATTTACAAGAG GTACGCAGAGGAGTGGATAGAGCAGAAATTTACAGTATTGCTCTCTCCCCAAATGTCCAGTGGTTGGCAGCATCAAGTGACAAGGGTACCTTGCATATATTCAGCCTCAGAGTTAGAGTACTCGGGGAGGATTTATCCGCTCATAATTCTGCTCAAGGGCCGGCAATGTTTCAGCAGAACTCTTCAAATTCCCCGGATCCTCTTATTTCTCCGAACACTGGTGCCAATTCTAGTTCATCATTGTCTTTCATGAGAG GGGTTTTACCAAAATATTTTAGCTCCGAATGGTCATTTGCTCAGTTCCACTTGCCAGAAGACACTCAATTCATTACCGCATTTGGTTCTCAAAACAGTGTCATCATTGTTGGCATGGATGGGAG TTTCTACAAATGCAGTTTTGATCCAGTGAATGGAGGTGAGATGGTGCAGCAGGAATATGTACGCTTTCTAAAAACCGAAAGCAGGCCAAGATAG